In Actinomycetota bacterium, the following are encoded in one genomic region:
- a CDS encoding nitroreductase family protein, which produces MSEPDGIGLFEAIDTQRSLRRFTDAPVPDAAIRRLLDAARKAPSPTNSQPWGFIVVRDPEKRRALAEIYAKAWGFAKQFYGDPAKAKDEPERVMLEATDRLAGSLDEAPLFILCCLDRSRLGPMVTPDLQTILEPSSAFGAVWAAVQNILLAARGLGLAALPTNLTRLLDHEVRPLLGMPEYVETVILIAIGHPAEGKFGPPRRRELEEVAHLEHWGTPYA; this is translated from the coding sequence GTGAGCGAGCCGGACGGCATCGGCCTGTTCGAGGCCATCGATACGCAACGGAGCCTCCGCCGGTTCACCGACGCTCCCGTCCCCGACGCCGCGATCCGGCGTCTGCTCGACGCGGCGCGGAAAGCGCCGAGCCCCACGAACTCACAGCCGTGGGGGTTCATCGTGGTGCGCGATCCCGAGAAGCGCCGGGCGCTCGCCGAGATCTACGCGAAAGCCTGGGGATTCGCGAAACAGTTCTACGGCGACCCCGCGAAGGCCAAGGACGAGCCCGAGCGGGTGATGCTCGAGGCGACGGACCGGCTGGCCGGGTCGCTCGACGAGGCGCCTCTGTTCATCCTCTGCTGTCTTGACCGGTCGCGGCTCGGCCCGATGGTGACCCCGGATCTCCAGACGATCCTGGAGCCGTCGTCCGCCTTCGGGGCCGTTTGGGCCGCGGTCCAGAACATCCTGCTCGCTGCGCGCGGGCTCGGACTTGCGGCGCTACCCACCAACCTCACGCGCCTGCTCGATCACGAGGTCCGGCCGCTGCTCGGGATGCCGGAGTACGTCGAGACCGTGATCCTCATCGCGATCGGACACCCGGCAGAAGGAAAGTTCGGGCCGCCGCGACGCCGGGAGCTCGAGGAAGTCGCCCACCTCGAACACTGGGGAACGCCCTACGCCTGA